A portion of the Megachile rotundata isolate GNS110a unplaced genomic scaffold, iyMegRotu1 scaffold1427, whole genome shotgun sequence genome contains these proteins:
- the LOC143266556 gene encoding uncharacterized protein LOC143266556: protein MHGWASNKAEALRNSVDHGQRLEQGDMRLGDRGGERVLGLFWDTQTDELKFNVELKNIPKEILLGEKKPTKREVLRVIMSVFDPLGILAPFTLKSKIIMQEIWRSGINWDDQLREEDFIRWRKWVSMIDRVKECRMPRCYGVTESRESEAQLHVFCDASLTAYAAVAYLRFENENESESAHVSLIMAKSRVAPLKPLTIPRLELQAALMGTRLAMFVEKELDIKIGRRVFWSDSTTVISWIRSEPRTRQVFVANRLGEIGENTRTTEWRWVPTGQNPADDATRFENSSEFISPRWFEGPEFLRRPESEWPIEKTLTAKEKATIDGLEQRKACVYVAATVKAEFSLPIRLMGWRGLLVIARRVHAIVGRWKGKNTVKEPLEIVQIGEQYWYRVIQEEYFGAEIVALRNGRNINKGSKIAGLSPYVDEQGILRANGRVTATGLEGFDNRPIILEGRHPATKLLIAEYHRKFYHASSDAVVNELRQKYHIIGLRRVLRSLISRCIVCRIRRGRPQNPLMSALPVGRVAFRQRPFTHCGVDYFGPLMVKIGRRREKRWGVLFTCLTTRAIHLEIAHSLSASSAIMALQRLAARRGTPQVVYSDNGTNFRGADKELKDAPASMDRAKIKEYALSKRVKWVFNPPDAPHMGGAWERLIRSVKTALNVILREQAPSEEVLSTLFAEAEHSVNSRPLTHVSLDPRDKEALTPNHFLIGSSSGEVQLGRYDFQNVCLRKQWRTAQSFAEAFWKRWLREYLPTLVPRKKWTEKENPLEVGDIVLIVDLQAPRNSWRKGTVTRVFPGVDKEVRVAEVRTRTGDFIRPARKLIKLLGINEVQN from the coding sequence ATGCATGGTTGGGCGAGCAACAAGGCGGAGGCCTTGCGAAATTCCGTCGATCACGGGCAACGGTTAGAGCAGGGCGACATGCGGTTAGGCGACCGAGGGGGAGAGAGGGTCCTCGGTCTTTTCTGGGACACACAGACTGACGAACTCAAATTCAATGTCGAGTTAAAGAACATACCAAAAGAAATCCTGCTAGGCGAAAAGAAGCCCACCAAACGAGAGGTCTTACGCGTTATCATGTCGGTTTTCGATCCGCTCGGTATCCTCGCGCCGTTCACGTTAAAGTCAAAAATCATCATGCAGGAAATATGGCGAAGCGGTATAAATTGGGACGACCAACTACGGGAGGAAGATTTTATCCGTTGGCGCAAGTGGGTGTCCATGATAGACAGGGTAAAAGAATGCCGGATGCCGAGGTGTTACGGGGTAACGGAATCGCGGGAGTCAGAAGCGCAACTCCACGTGTTTTGCGACGCGAGCTTGACGGCTTACGCGGCGGTAGCCTATCTGCGGTTCGAAAACGAAAATGAGTCTGAATCCGCGCACGTTTCCTTGATCATGGCCAAAAGTAGAGTCGCGCCGTTAAAACCGTTGACAATACCGCGATTAGAGTTACAGGCGGCCCTGATGGGGACAAGGCTCGCGATGTTCGTAGAAAAGGAGCTAGACATTAAAATCGGTAGACGAGTTTTTTGGTCAGATTCGACTACCGTGATTTCGTGGATCAGATCGGAGCCGCGGACGCGTCAAGTATTCGTAGCGAACCGTTTAGGAGAGATCGGGGAAAACACGCGGACGACGGAGTGGCGATGGGTTCCGACCGGTCAGAATCCCGCGGACGACGCGACGCGCTTCGAAAATAGCTCCGAATTTATAAGCCCGCGATGGTTTGAAGGCCCGGAATTTTTGCGACGTCCGGAATCCGAATGGCCGATAGAAAAAACGTTGACCGCAAAAGAGAAGGCGACAATCGACGGATTGGAGCAGCGGAAAGCGTGCGTCTACGTGGCGGCGACGGTAAAAGCAGAATTTTCGCTACCGATAAGATTGATGGGTTGGCGCGGTCTTCTCGTCATCGCGCGACGAGTACACGCGATCGTCGGTCGTTGGAAGGGGAAGAACACCGTGAAAGAACCGTTGGAAATAGTTCAGATAGGGGAACAATATTGGTACCGCGTTATCCAGGAAGAATATTTCGGAGCTGAGATAGTTGCGTTGAGAAACGGCCGTAATATCAACAAGGGAAGTAAAATCGCCGGTTTAAGTCCATACGTAGACGAACAGGGAATTTTGAGGGCAAACGGGCGCGTAACGGCAACGGGACTTGAGGGCTTTGACAACCGACCAATCATACTTGAGGGTCGACACCCCGCGACAAAATTACTAATTGCAGAATATCATCGGAAGTTCTATCACGCGAGTAGCGACGCGGTAGTCAACGAATTAAGGCAAAAATACCATATAATCGGTCTGCGACGCGTTTTACGTTCGCTCATAAGTAGGTGTATCGTATGTCGTATACGGCGAGGCAGGCCACAGAACCCGCTGATGTCCGCGCTACCGGTCGGGCGTGTAGCTTTTCGGCAGAGACCCTTTACACACTGTGGGGTCGACTACTTCGGACCATTGATGGTAAAAATCGGGCGGCGAAGAGAGAAACGTTGGGGAGTGTTGTTTACGTGTCTCACGACAAGGGCCATCCACTTAGAAATCGCGCATTCGTTAAGTGCCAGTTCGGCCATAATGGCATTACAAAGACTAGCGGCGCGGAGAGGCACACCGCAGGTAGTCTACAGCGACAATGGGACGAATTTCCGGGGCGCGGACAAGGAGCTGAAAGACGCGCCCGCGAGTATGGACCGAGCTAAGATCAAGGAATATGCATTGTCGAAACGCGTGAAATGGGTTTTCAACCCCCCTGACGCACCGCATATGGGTGGGGCGTGGGAACGATTGATTAGGTCGGTAAAAACCGCGTTAAACGTGATTTTAAGGGAACAAGCACCCTCCGAAGAAGTTCTTTCTACGCTCTTTGCCGAAGCCGAACATTCGGTAAACTCGCGGCCGCTCACGCACGTGTCGTTAGACCCTCGCGATAAAGAGGCACTGACGCCAAATCATTTCCTGATAGGATCGTCCTCGGGTGAGGTTCAGCTAGGTAGATATGATTTTCAAAACGTATGTTTGCGAAAACAGTGGCGAACAGCGCAGAGTTTCGCGGAGGCGTTTTGGAAACGATGGTTGCGCGAATATTTACCTACGCTCGTACCGCGAAAGAAATGGACCGAAAAGGAAAATCCCTTAGAAGTAGGCGATATAGTGTTGATCGTAGATTTACAAGCACCGCGAAATAGTTGGCGAAAAGGGACCGTTACACGAGTATTTCCCGGTGTAGATAAAGAAGTCAGAGTGGCCGAGGTGCGCACACGAACGGGTGATTTTATACGTCCGgcacgaaaactaataaaactatTAGGCATAAAtgaggtacaaaattaa